In Afipia sp. P52-10, the sequence CTGATCCTGTTCCGGCGGCCGGCCAGGTGTTGGTGAAGACGCTCGCCTGCGGTATCTGCGGCTCCGACCTGCACGCCCGCAAGCATGCGCACCGCATGGTCGAACTGTCCCGGCACCTGAGCAACGGGCGCAGGCCGATGGACCTATCGCGCGACGTGGTGTTCGGCCACGAATTCTGCTGCGAGGTCATCGACTACGGCCCCTCCACCCAACGAAAGTTCAAGCCCGGCACGCGGGTCTGTTCGGTACCAGGCCTTCTCACCGCCACGGGGCCGCAGAGCATCGGCTACTCCAATGACAATGTCGGTGGTTACGCCGAGCGCATGCTGCTGTCGGAAGCGCTGATGCTGGAGGTGCCGAACGGCTTGCCGGCCGAGCACGCGGCATTGACCGAGCCGCTGGCGGTCGGCATCCATGCGGTCGCAAAAGCCAACGTGCAGGGCAACGAGGTGCCGCTGGTGATCGGCTGCGGTCCGGTCGGGCTTGCCGTGATTGCCGGGCTGAAGCTGAAGGGCTTGCACCCGATCGTCGCCGCCGACTACTCGCCCGCACGCCGGGCGCTGGCGGAGAAGATGGGTGCGGATGTGGTGATCGATCCGGCCAAGGTGCTGCCGTTCAAGACCTGGGCCGAGCATGCGCAGATGACGCCGGAGCAGAAGGCCGCGCGCTCACCGATGCAAGCGCTGCTGCCCGCGCTGAAGCCTGCGCTGGTCTTCGAGTGCGTCGGCGTCCCCGGCGTGATCCAGCAGATTTTCGAAGGTGCGCCGCGCGATGCCCGGATCGTCGTGGTCGGCGTCTGCATGGAGACCGACCGCTCCGAGCCGATGCTCGGCATCATGAAGGAGCTGAATGTTCAGTACGTGCTGGGCTACACCCCGGCTGAGTTCGCAAGCTCGCTGCACCTCCTGGCGGAGGGTAAGGTGGAGGCTGCACCGCTGATCACCGGCAAGGTCGGCATCGATGGTGTTGCCCAGGCGTTCACCGACCTCGGCAATCCCGAGCGGCATACCAAGATCCTGGTGGAGCCATGGCGTTAGCCGGTTGGGGACACGCTGCTGAGCCCTGCACACGAACGGTCCGCCACCGAACAGAAGTCGGTCGCCACCGCTATTCCCGCCGGCGTGCAATACACAGCGCTGTGCATTCACGTAACATGTGAACCAGAGTCCAAGCGTAAACGCTCTGGAACCGGTCACGCTGCGATGCAACGCGATCCTCACCGCCGCGTTTTCGCGCATGCAGCCATGCAAGGAGCGGAACATGACGGCGATGCGCCCGTGGCGGCTTTACCTGCACTGGGGTTGATCCTACCTGCTGCGATGAGAAAAGCAGAGCAGTCCAGGACATCCGCCTCATGCAGCAGCCGTTGACCCAGACCGTGCAGCACGATCCGTCGCGCCATCGCTTCGAACTGGCCGTCGACGGCGAAACGGTCTTCACCGAATATCGATT encodes:
- a CDS encoding zinc-binding dehydrogenase — encoded protein: MRAAIFRDGQIVADTLPDPVPAAGQVLVKTLACGICGSDLHARKHAHRMVELSRHLSNGRRPMDLSRDVVFGHEFCCEVIDYGPSTQRKFKPGTRVCSVPGLLTATGPQSIGYSNDNVGGYAERMLLSEALMLEVPNGLPAEHAALTEPLAVGIHAVAKANVQGNEVPLVIGCGPVGLAVIAGLKLKGLHPIVAADYSPARRALAEKMGADVVIDPAKVLPFKTWAEHAQMTPEQKAARSPMQALLPALKPALVFECVGVPGVIQQIFEGAPRDARIVVVGVCMETDRSEPMLGIMKELNVQYVLGYTPAEFASSLHLLAEGKVEAAPLITGKVGIDGVAQAFTDLGNPERHTKILVEPWR